Proteins encoded by one window of Erwinia pyrifoliae DSM 12163:
- a CDS encoding MFS transporter, translating to MSGKQQNPYAPREWAPGEKPMLPGSPSTPLHPPHKRIAFCIVGLLICITGALSNALVTANLTSLQGVFAAYNDEIAWLPAVYVMGNISINLLLVKFRQQYGLRIFTEAFLVLYVLVAFFHLLVNDLSSAIIVRASHGMVGAALSSLGIYYQVQAWPARHRLKALAIGLGASQLAIPLARLFSTELLQLEQWRGLYLFELGLALMALGAVLILKLPPGERTKVFEKKDFLTFFLMAPGMALFCGVLSLGRIEWWTSTPWLGICLGLGLVLVTAAVLVEHHRSNPLINTRWLGSGAIFRLGIVMILLRIMLAEQNTGAMGYLQQIGLQNDQMQGLALAILAGVAAGIICSALTINPKHLNWPIALSLVIVMVASLMDAQSSPLTRANNIYFSQFLLGFSTSFFIAPAMLLGVSSVVTQPKNLVSFVVLFGMSQNLGGLMGSALLGTFQTWREKYHSSLLGDRLSLLDPNVTDRLMQYNNLFASQIGDNTLLSAQSTTQLQTAATLQANVLAYNDVYILTAALAGVTLLWVLWRLSRLRYLNWQQAKREAESEQRAMQQMNVEK from the coding sequence GTGTCGGGTAAGCAACAAAATCCTTATGCGCCGCGTGAGTGGGCGCCCGGCGAAAAACCCATGTTGCCCGGTTCTCCTTCCACACCGCTGCATCCGCCCCATAAGCGCATAGCCTTTTGCATTGTTGGCCTGCTGATCTGCATCACCGGGGCGCTCAGTAATGCGCTGGTCACTGCGAATCTCACCAGTTTGCAGGGCGTTTTCGCTGCCTATAACGATGAAATCGCCTGGCTTCCGGCCGTGTATGTGATGGGCAATATCTCAATTAACCTGCTGTTGGTGAAATTTCGCCAGCAGTATGGTCTGCGCATATTTACCGAAGCATTCCTGGTGCTCTATGTGCTGGTGGCATTTTTCCATCTGCTGGTTAACGATCTCAGCTCGGCAATTATCGTCCGCGCGTCACACGGTATGGTGGGGGCCGCGCTCAGTTCGCTTGGCATCTATTATCAAGTGCAGGCGTGGCCGGCAAGACATCGGCTAAAGGCGTTGGCGATAGGCTTAGGGGCTTCGCAGCTGGCGATCCCGCTGGCGCGCTTGTTTTCCACCGAACTGTTACAGCTGGAACAGTGGCGCGGTCTGTATCTGTTTGAACTGGGGTTGGCGTTAATGGCTTTGGGCGCGGTGCTGATCCTCAAGCTGCCACCCGGTGAACGCACCAAAGTCTTCGAGAAAAAAGACTTCCTCACCTTCTTTTTGATGGCACCGGGCATGGCGCTGTTCTGCGGCGTGTTGTCGCTGGGGCGCATTGAGTGGTGGACCAGCACGCCGTGGCTGGGTATTTGTCTGGGGCTGGGGCTGGTGTTGGTGACGGCAGCGGTGCTGGTAGAACATCATCGCAGCAACCCGCTAATTAACACGCGCTGGCTCGGTAGCGGAGCAATATTCCGCCTGGGTATTGTAATGATCCTGCTGCGCATTATGCTCGCGGAGCAAAATACCGGCGCAATGGGTTACCTGCAACAGATCGGGTTGCAGAACGACCAGATGCAGGGCCTGGCGCTGGCTATTCTGGCAGGTGTTGCTGCGGGGATTATTTGCAGTGCGTTGACGATTAACCCCAAACATCTTAACTGGCCGATTGCACTGTCGCTGGTTATCGTGATGGTGGCCTCGCTGATGGATGCGCAGTCCAGCCCGTTGACCCGTGCCAACAATATATACTTCAGCCAGTTCTTGCTGGGTTTCAGCACCTCATTCTTTATCGCCCCGGCCATGCTGCTGGGCGTCAGCAGCGTGGTCACTCAGCCGAAAAACCTGGTCAGCTTTGTGGTGTTGTTCGGCATGAGCCAGAACCTCGGCGGGCTGATGGGGTCGGCCCTGCTCGGCACGTTTCAGACCTGGCGCGAAAAGTATCACTCCAGCCTGTTGGGCGACAGGCTATCGCTACTCGATCCTAACGTCACCGACCGTTTGATGCAGTACAACAATCTGTTTGCCAGCCAGATTGGCGATAATACCCTGCTCAGTGCACAAAGCACCACGCAGCTACAAACGGCGGCAACGCTGCAGGCAAACGTACTGGCGTATAACGATGTTTATATTTTGACGGCTGCGCTAGCGGGAGTCACTTTACTTTGGGTGCTATGGCGTTTGTCGCGCCTACGCTACCTCAACTGGCAGCAGGCCAAACGCGAAGCGGAATCGGAACAGCGGGCCATGCAACAAATGAACGTGGAGAAATAA
- a CDS encoding MarR family winged helix-turn-helix transcriptional regulator: MNSHELNFSRLLHLTANAWRQAIDRRMKDNGLSMSSWMAVATIAVQEQPMNQKELAQALGLEDASVVPLIDRLVKQQLVERVQPAEDRRKRLLHVTPKGLLLNERLKTEADALRNELLSGLNPDELATTQRVLQQLLTATEAK; this comes from the coding sequence TTGAACTCTCATGAACTTAACTTCTCGCGGCTGCTACACCTGACTGCCAATGCCTGGCGTCAGGCGATAGATCGCCGGATGAAGGATAATGGACTTAGCATGAGCAGCTGGATGGCGGTGGCGACCATTGCTGTTCAGGAACAACCGATGAATCAGAAAGAGCTGGCGCAGGCGCTGGGGCTTGAGGATGCCAGCGTGGTGCCGCTGATCGACCGTCTGGTCAAACAGCAGCTGGTAGAGCGTGTTCAGCCGGCGGAGGATCGCCGTAAACGGCTGCTGCATGTCACGCCGAAAGGGCTGCTGCTCAACGAGCGCCTGAAAACTGAAGCCGATGCGTTACGTAATGAACTGCTATCTGGCCTCAATCCTGATGAGCTGGCGACCACCCAACGTGTTTTGCAGCAACTGCTGACGGCCACCGAGGCGAAATAA